In Rhodothermus marinus DSM 4252, a single genomic region encodes these proteins:
- a CDS encoding alkaline phosphatase → MRRTLQWALMLLLCLPASLTAQTRKHVILYIGDGHGIAPRTATRMALGQGRPGSRFSDEPNFHLLAQDRLRYNAMVTTHSLNSWITDSAPGASVYAVGKRGKIDNEFISLDPETFEPLETILEAAKKAGYAVGLVTTTRVTHATPAAFAAHIWNRDLEDYIAAQYLSSSQEEYEAIFNAGPGYDPARDWVLPEPKVGVEIDVILGGGARHFLPRNNPDVNGNATVRDRNGQPITDGNGQPVVLSGRRSDNVDLIEIAKDRGYVYVNSRDALLGILDRLDEFSPENDAKLLGLFSSSHRSYEAERQQLYPWEPALWEMTMVAIEVLKRKSDKGFFLVVEGGRIDHLEHANAGGIGYEGDRYTVVADVEAIIADDVYGGGTDRLAGVYGSDYMIKEVLDFDYAIEEGLNFMNDATAGQTLILSTSDHECGGFTVVGLHDAEDAQGNGTLIRTYARQPEKTDGQFTPVPENIDRGDDEIGGWFPEYELVEFQGKLWPEPAGPNARRIVIAYGSNPLVNGNGGTIGTTPGNHTPQDVWVGADDNVDGAFASRITGRGLLDNTDLFPIMRDFLGVTTTSNERLPDEKRSGLGAVEAYPNPFGEKLAVTLAIDRPQTVSLEVYNALGQRVRVLQPSAQLTPGTHTIAWDGRDDTGASVASGLYLVVARSGEQVVSRQVVRIR, encoded by the coding sequence ATGAGACGCACGTTACAATGGGCCCTGATGCTGTTGCTCTGCCTGCCGGCGAGCCTGACGGCCCAGACCCGCAAGCATGTGATCCTGTACATCGGCGACGGCCACGGCATTGCGCCGCGCACGGCCACGCGGATGGCGCTCGGACAGGGACGGCCCGGTAGTCGCTTCAGCGACGAACCCAACTTTCATCTACTGGCGCAGGACCGCCTGCGCTACAACGCCATGGTGACCACCCACTCGCTCAACTCGTGGATTACCGACTCGGCGCCGGGCGCCTCGGTCTATGCCGTGGGCAAGCGCGGTAAGATCGACAACGAGTTTATTTCGCTCGATCCGGAGACGTTTGAGCCGCTGGAAACCATCCTGGAGGCGGCCAAAAAGGCCGGTTATGCGGTGGGCCTGGTGACCACGACGCGCGTAACGCACGCCACGCCGGCCGCCTTCGCCGCGCACATCTGGAATCGGGATCTGGAAGACTATATTGCCGCGCAGTACCTGTCTTCCAGCCAGGAAGAATACGAGGCCATTTTCAACGCCGGCCCCGGCTACGATCCGGCCCGCGACTGGGTGCTGCCCGAGCCCAAAGTGGGGGTGGAGATCGACGTGATTCTGGGCGGTGGCGCCCGCCACTTTCTGCCGCGTAACAATCCCGACGTGAACGGCAACGCCACGGTGCGCGACCGCAACGGCCAGCCCATCACCGATGGCAACGGCCAGCCGGTGGTGCTGAGCGGCCGCCGCAGCGACAACGTGGATCTGATCGAGATCGCGAAGGATCGGGGCTACGTGTACGTCAACAGCCGTGATGCGCTGCTGGGCATTCTGGACCGCCTGGACGAGTTCTCTCCGGAGAACGACGCCAAACTGCTGGGCCTCTTCAGCAGCTCGCACCGCAGCTACGAGGCCGAGCGCCAGCAGCTCTATCCGTGGGAGCCGGCCCTCTGGGAGATGACCATGGTGGCCATCGAAGTGCTCAAACGCAAAAGCGACAAAGGCTTCTTCCTGGTGGTCGAGGGCGGTCGCATCGATCATCTGGAGCACGCCAACGCAGGCGGCATCGGCTACGAGGGCGATCGGTACACTGTCGTGGCCGATGTCGAGGCGATCATTGCCGACGACGTCTACGGGGGCGGAACGGATCGACTGGCCGGCGTCTATGGCTCGGATTATATGATCAAAGAAGTGCTGGACTTCGACTATGCCATCGAAGAGGGGTTGAACTTCATGAACGACGCCACCGCAGGGCAGACCCTGATCCTGAGCACCTCCGACCATGAATGTGGCGGCTTTACGGTGGTCGGGTTGCACGATGCCGAAGACGCGCAGGGGAACGGCACGTTGATTCGCACCTATGCCCGCCAGCCCGAAAAGACCGACGGCCAGTTTACGCCCGTTCCGGAAAACATCGACCGTGGCGATGATGAAATCGGTGGCTGGTTTCCGGAGTACGAACTGGTGGAGTTTCAGGGCAAATTGTGGCCCGAGCCGGCCGGACCGAACGCCCGGCGTATCGTGATCGCCTATGGCTCGAACCCGCTCGTCAACGGCAACGGCGGTACGATCGGCACCACGCCGGGCAACCACACGCCGCAGGACGTGTGGGTCGGCGCCGACGACAACGTGGACGGGGCGTTTGCCAGCCGTATCACCGGCCGCGGGCTGCTCGACAATACGGACCTGTTCCCGATTATGCGGGACTTTCTGGGCGTGACCACCACCAGCAACGAGCGGCTGCCGGACGAGAAGCGGTCCGGGCTGGGTGCCGTGGAGGCTTATCCGAATCCGTTTGGTGAAAAGCTGGCCGTGACGCTGGCGATCGATCGGCCGCAGACGGTCAGCCTCGAGGTGTACAATGCGCTCGGCCAGCGCGTGCGCGTGCTGCAGCCGTCGGCGCAGCTGACGCCGGGCACGCATACGATTGCCTGGGACGGACGGGACGACACGGGTGCCAGCGTCGCGTCGGGACTCTATCTGGTGGTGGCCCGTAGCGGCGAACAGGTCGTCTCGCGTCAGGTCGTACGTATTCGCTGA
- a CDS encoding glycoside hydrolase family 9 protein codes for MLLALLLIFGIVLDTTFTPRILTDHVGYEIHGPKQALLQGPASLQPTTCALYRENAPEPVASLMPEPLGRVADWPAWYFWRLDFSDVTAPGFYRLRCETKQGPVTSFPFELRENLLERRTLSDVLFYFKSQRSSGRYDRADRCRPFEGGFRKGCVDVHGGWYDATGDYGKHLSHLSFSTYFNPQQTPLVVWALLETYRLLTERNDPNFHQYRIRALDEALYGADFLVRMRDPYGSFFRSVAAPGPEKRPEDRVIAATRAAYALADATTRTKQEQVLAVNDSIALYDVSYRAGGGLAIAALARASTLPVHGDFDQATYLQAAEAAFAFLEQHNRQLTNDGRENILDDYSALLAATELYRATGNPHYREAADRRADRLMARLTAWESYSDYWRADDTDRPFFHPSDAGLPVVSLLNYLTVADSSRHAAVLEVVRRSLRFELAITREVVNPFGYARQLVQDTTGRRYSAFFFPHNTEAAPWWQGENARLASLAAAARMAAPYFAADTAFYRALQQYAWDQLHWILGRNPYDVCMLKGVGRNNPEYLFFNSYAYTNAPGGISNGITGGLEGPGGIAYNLGYAVTGQDTDWRWTEQWLPHAAWYLYAIALPHAW; via the coding sequence ATGCTGCTTGCCCTGCTCCTGATTTTCGGAATTGTCCTCGATACCACCTTCACGCCGCGCATTCTGACCGACCATGTGGGCTACGAAATCCACGGCCCCAAGCAGGCACTGTTGCAGGGGCCGGCCTCACTGCAGCCGACCACCTGTGCGCTCTATCGAGAAAACGCCCCGGAGCCGGTGGCTTCCCTCATGCCGGAGCCGCTCGGGCGCGTGGCCGACTGGCCGGCCTGGTATTTCTGGCGGCTGGACTTTTCGGACGTGACCGCGCCGGGTTTCTACCGGCTGCGCTGCGAGACGAAGCAGGGCCCGGTGACCTCTTTCCCCTTCGAGCTGCGCGAAAACCTGCTGGAGCGCCGGACGCTCTCGGACGTGCTCTTCTACTTCAAAAGCCAGCGAAGCTCGGGACGCTACGACCGGGCCGATCGCTGCCGGCCCTTCGAAGGGGGCTTCCGGAAAGGGTGCGTGGATGTCCACGGCGGCTGGTACGACGCCACGGGCGACTACGGCAAACACCTCTCGCATCTGTCTTTTTCCACCTACTTCAATCCACAGCAGACCCCGCTGGTCGTCTGGGCTCTGCTGGAAACGTACCGGCTGCTTACCGAGCGCAACGACCCCAACTTTCACCAGTACCGCATCCGAGCGCTTGACGAAGCCCTCTATGGAGCGGACTTCCTTGTGCGCATGCGCGATCCGTATGGCTCGTTCTTCCGGTCGGTGGCGGCACCCGGCCCGGAAAAGCGTCCGGAAGATCGTGTGATTGCGGCCACCCGGGCTGCCTATGCGCTGGCCGATGCGACCACCCGCACCAAGCAGGAGCAGGTGCTGGCCGTGAACGACTCGATCGCCCTGTACGACGTCAGCTACCGGGCCGGGGGCGGACTGGCCATCGCCGCACTGGCGCGGGCGAGCACGCTGCCCGTGCATGGCGACTTCGACCAGGCTACCTACCTGCAGGCGGCTGAGGCAGCCTTTGCCTTTCTGGAGCAGCACAACCGGCAGCTCACCAACGACGGACGAGAGAACATTCTCGACGACTACAGCGCACTGCTGGCCGCCACCGAGCTGTACCGGGCCACCGGCAACCCGCACTACCGCGAGGCCGCCGATCGTCGGGCCGACCGCCTGATGGCGCGCCTCACGGCATGGGAATCCTATTCGGATTACTGGCGGGCCGACGACACCGACCGACCGTTCTTTCATCCCTCCGATGCCGGGCTGCCCGTGGTCAGCCTGCTCAACTACCTGACCGTGGCCGATTCGAGTCGGCATGCAGCCGTGCTGGAGGTGGTCCGGCGCTCCCTGCGCTTCGAACTGGCGATCACCCGCGAAGTCGTCAATCCTTTCGGCTACGCCCGCCAGCTCGTGCAGGACACCACCGGCCGCCGCTACAGCGCCTTCTTCTTCCCCCACAACACGGAAGCCGCCCCCTGGTGGCAGGGCGAAAATGCCCGGCTGGCTTCACTGGCGGCCGCCGCACGCATGGCCGCCCCCTATTTTGCCGCCGACACGGCTTTTTACCGGGCGCTTCAACAGTACGCATGGGATCAGTTGCACTGGATTCTCGGCCGCAATCCGTACGACGTGTGCATGCTCAAGGGCGTGGGACGCAACAACCCGGAGTACCTGTTCTTCAACAGCTACGCCTACACGAACGCCCCCGGCGGCATCAGCAACGGCATCACGGGCGGCCTGGAAGGACCGGGCGGCATCGCCTACAATCTGGGCTATGCCGTCACGGGGCAGGACACCGACTGGCGCTGGACCGAACAGTGGCTGCCGCACGCCGCCTGGTACCTGTATGCCATCGCCCTGCCGCACGCATGGTAG
- a CDS encoding glycerol-3-phosphate dehydrogenase/oxidase yields MQPLLHREAFLERLRKQEQWDVLIIGGGATGLGVALDAAARGFRTVLFEQHDFGKGTSSRSTKLIHGGVRYLREGDLGLVREALRERARLRHNAPHLVWPRLFVVPCYRWWERPFYGIGLWLYDRLAGKGRLGLTRRLDAVETHALLPTLRQNHLRGGLAYPDGQFDDARLLVHLAWTAAEHGAVVLNYMPVEALMGTRSHLEGVVVRDLDSGERFEVRGRVIVNATGVFADTVRRMDNPNATPLIVPSQGVHLVLPRRFLPGEAALLIPRTDDGRVLFVIPWHGQVLLGTTDEPVPNPELEPLPTEEEITYLLTHAGRYLEPAPTRADIRAVFAGLRPLVQRGGMQEDTAHLSREHVLLVSRRGLVTVTGGKWTTYRLMAEETVDRALEVGGLPHRTSPTATLRLHGATRHVNVADPWHVYGTDARHLRRLMEAEPELAAPLHPRLPYRMVEVVWAARYEMARTVEDVLARRTRALFLDAAAALEAAPAVARRLAAELGRDSAWVNAQLRDFVALVRRYVPDLHTHDPNDTSRSEQTAPRRD; encoded by the coding sequence ATGCAACCTCTTCTGCATCGAGAAGCTTTTCTGGAGCGCCTGCGCAAGCAAGAACAGTGGGATGTGCTCATTATTGGAGGAGGGGCTACGGGGCTGGGAGTGGCGCTGGATGCAGCCGCCCGAGGCTTTCGTACGGTGCTTTTCGAGCAACACGACTTCGGCAAAGGCACTTCGAGCCGGAGCACGAAGCTCATCCACGGCGGCGTGCGCTACCTGCGTGAGGGCGATCTGGGGCTGGTGCGCGAGGCGCTCCGTGAACGTGCCCGGCTCCGCCACAATGCGCCGCACCTGGTCTGGCCGCGCCTGTTCGTGGTGCCCTGCTACCGCTGGTGGGAGCGGCCCTTCTACGGCATCGGACTCTGGCTCTACGATCGTCTGGCCGGCAAAGGCCGACTGGGGCTGACTCGCCGCCTCGACGCCGTCGAGACGCATGCCCTGCTGCCAACGCTTCGGCAAAATCATCTGCGGGGCGGCCTGGCCTACCCCGACGGTCAGTTCGACGACGCCCGGCTGCTAGTGCATCTGGCCTGGACGGCCGCCGAGCACGGTGCCGTCGTGCTCAACTACATGCCCGTCGAGGCGCTGATGGGCACGCGGTCGCACCTGGAAGGCGTCGTCGTGCGCGATCTGGATTCGGGCGAGCGCTTCGAAGTGCGGGGACGTGTGATCGTCAACGCAACGGGCGTCTTCGCCGACACCGTGCGCCGTATGGACAACCCGAACGCCACCCCGCTCATCGTACCCAGCCAGGGCGTACATCTGGTCCTGCCCCGACGCTTTCTGCCGGGCGAAGCGGCCCTGCTCATTCCCCGCACCGACGACGGCCGCGTGCTGTTCGTGATCCCCTGGCACGGACAGGTGCTGCTGGGCACCACCGACGAGCCGGTGCCGAATCCCGAGCTGGAGCCCCTGCCCACCGAGGAGGAAATCACCTACCTGCTGACGCACGCCGGCCGCTACCTGGAGCCGGCTCCCACCCGAGCCGACATCCGCGCCGTCTTTGCCGGACTCCGGCCGCTGGTACAGCGCGGCGGGATGCAGGAAGACACGGCCCATCTATCGCGTGAACATGTGCTTCTGGTCTCCCGCCGAGGGCTGGTGACCGTCACGGGTGGGAAGTGGACCACCTACCGGCTCATGGCCGAGGAGACGGTGGACCGGGCGCTGGAGGTGGGCGGTCTGCCGCACCGCACTTCGCCCACCGCCACGCTACGCCTGCACGGTGCCACGCGGCACGTCAATGTGGCCGATCCATGGCACGTCTACGGCACCGACGCCCGGCACCTGCGCCGACTCATGGAAGCCGAACCCGAACTGGCGGCTCCGCTGCATCCCCGGCTGCCCTATCGCATGGTCGAAGTCGTCTGGGCTGCGCGCTACGAAATGGCCCGCACTGTCGAAGACGTGCTGGCCCGGCGCACGCGGGCGCTGTTTCTGGACGCAGCCGCCGCGCTCGAAGCGGCGCCGGCCGTGGCCCGTCGGCTCGCCGCCGAACTGGGACGCGACAGCGCCTGGGTAAACGCGCAGCTTCGGGACTTCGTCGCACTGGTTCGCCGCTACGTGCCCGACCTTCACACCCACGACCCGAACGACACATCGCGTTCTGAGCAAACGGCACCGCGCCGGGACTGA